Proteins encoded by one window of Halorussus salinus:
- a CDS encoding ferredoxin, producing MRVEFDRDTCTGMFQCTAEWDAFEENREDGKADLRDAEEKAEDTFVREVPDDAEFDAKMAARVCPVDAIRVYDDDGEQIV from the coding sequence ATGAGAGTCGAGTTCGACCGCGACACCTGCACCGGGATGTTCCAGTGTACCGCCGAGTGGGACGCCTTCGAGGAGAACCGCGAGGACGGGAAGGCCGACCTCCGAGATGCCGAGGAGAAAGCGGAAGACACCTTCGTCCGCGAAGTTCCGGACGACGCCGAGTTCGACGCCAAGATGGCCGCGCGCGTCTGTCCCGTGGACGCGATTCGGGTCTACGACGACGACGGCGAGCAGATAGTCTGA
- a CDS encoding MATE family efflux transporter — MLDDAKRRAQRVAFLFPAALARLGLLDREKGEEAFDLAVPVMVTGGMRTLLRVADFFMVGRALGAEAVAALELGFQYFFIPFGLSLALTSGTISVVSRFEGADEHDKANFAIKQSLWLALVLAVPITAVTWVYAEPMIDVLTDDPDTIRLGAIYLKIIMLSVSFRFWSMIAARALAGVGDTRTPMYVRLLTLPTNIFLNAVLIFGWGPFPELGVAGAAWGTALANVLAATIFTGALLSGRYSVRLPLGGKQWDWSIAGEIVRVGLPLAGTRLSRTLGRFPFLLVLTTLGTPVVAAYAIGRRVMLLALMPAWGYSTASSTLVGQSIGAGDDEEATEYGWQTLRIALVTQLLIGAVLFAAARPVAVAFGTEHVDLTVTFVRVFGLGVAAFSVSRTMRGGLRGAGDTRWPFYGAFVGTYFFKLPVAFLAIAPGVVLFEAAGWQFAPGMGFGLVAVYVSIVGDMYLRAVVNVFRFWTGKWKRIARESDVGAGTGAD, encoded by the coding sequence ATGTTGGACGACGCCAAGCGCCGGGCCCAGCGCGTCGCGTTTCTCTTTCCGGCCGCGCTCGCTCGCCTCGGTCTCCTCGACCGCGAGAAGGGCGAGGAGGCCTTCGACCTCGCGGTCCCCGTGATGGTCACGGGCGGGATGCGGACCCTCCTGCGGGTCGCGGACTTCTTCATGGTCGGGCGGGCGCTCGGCGCGGAGGCGGTCGCCGCGCTCGAACTCGGCTTCCAGTACTTCTTCATCCCCTTCGGCCTCTCGCTGGCGCTGACCAGCGGGACCATCAGCGTCGTCTCGCGGTTCGAGGGCGCGGACGAACACGACAAGGCCAACTTCGCCATCAAGCAGTCGCTCTGGCTCGCGCTCGTCCTCGCGGTCCCGATTACCGCGGTGACGTGGGTCTACGCCGAACCGATGATAGACGTGCTGACCGACGACCCCGACACCATCCGGCTCGGGGCCATCTACCTCAAGATAATCATGCTCTCGGTGTCGTTCCGGTTCTGGAGCATGATCGCCGCCCGCGCGCTGGCCGGGGTCGGCGACACCCGGACGCCGATGTACGTCCGCCTGCTCACGCTCCCGACCAACATCTTCCTCAACGCGGTCCTCATCTTCGGTTGGGGTCCGTTCCCCGAACTGGGCGTCGCGGGCGCGGCGTGGGGCACCGCCCTCGCCAACGTCCTCGCGGCGACCATCTTCACGGGCGCGCTCCTCTCGGGTCGGTACTCGGTGCGCCTCCCGCTCGGCGGCAAGCAGTGGGACTGGTCCATCGCGGGCGAAATCGTCCGCGTCGGCCTCCCGCTGGCCGGAACGCGACTCTCCCGAACCCTCGGGCGGTTCCCCTTCCTTCTGGTCCTCACGACGCTGGGCACGCCGGTCGTCGCGGCCTACGCCATCGGCCGCCGGGTGATGCTACTGGCGCTGATGCCCGCGTGGGGGTACTCGACGGCCTCCTCGACGCTGGTCGGCCAGTCCATCGGCGCGGGCGACGACGAGGAGGCGACCGAGTACGGCTGGCAGACGCTCCGCATCGCGCTGGTCACGCAACTGCTCATCGGCGCGGTGCTGTTCGCGGCGGCCCGTCCCGTCGCGGTCGCGTTCGGCACCGAACACGTGGACCTGACCGTCACCTTCGTCCGCGTGTTCGGTCTCGGGGTCGCGGCGTTCAGCGTCTCCCGGACGATGCGCGGGGGACTGCGCGGCGCTGGTGACACGCGCTGGCCCTTCTACGGCGCGTTCGTCGGCACCTACTTCTTCAAGCTCCCGGTCGCGTTCCTCGCCATCGCGCCGGGCGTCGTCCTCTTCGAGGCCGCGGGGTGGCAGTTCGCGCCGGGGATGGGCTTCGGTCTGGTCGCGGTCTACGTCTCCATCGTCGGGGACATGTACCTCCGGGCGGTCGTCAACGTCTTCCGATTCTGGACCGGGAAGTGGAAGCGCATCGCCCGCGAGTCGGACGTGGGGGCCGGAACCGGCGCGGACTAA
- a CDS encoding Era-like GTP-binding protein, producing the protein MGLFTDLKDSISRVTDKLFSAQEPRRIGIYGPPNAGKTTLANRIARDWTGDAVGPESHIPHETRRARRKENVEIERDGKTVSIDIVDTPGVTTKVDYEEFLDHDMEKDDAVRRSREATEGVAEAMHWLREDVDGVIYVLDSTTDPFTQVNTMLIGIIESQDLPVLILANKTDLEDSSVQRIRNAFPQHETIPLSALEGENMDEVYDKIAEYFG; encoded by the coding sequence ATGGGATTGTTTACGGACCTGAAAGACAGCATTTCCCGCGTTACGGACAAGCTCTTCTCGGCCCAAGAGCCGAGGCGTATCGGTATCTACGGCCCGCCGAACGCCGGAAAGACGACCCTCGCGAATCGTATCGCCCGTGATTGGACTGGCGACGCAGTCGGCCCCGAGAGCCACATTCCACACGAAACACGACGCGCCCGTCGCAAGGAGAACGTCGAAATCGAGCGCGACGGCAAGACGGTGTCTATCGACATCGTGGACACGCCGGGCGTGACGACCAAGGTGGACTACGAGGAGTTCCTCGACCACGATATGGAGAAAGACGACGCGGTGCGTCGCTCCCGCGAAGCCACCGAAGGCGTCGCCGAAGCGATGCACTGGCTCCGCGAGGACGTGGACGGCGTCATCTACGTGCTGGACAGCACGACCGACCCCTTCACGCAGGTCAACACGATGCTCATCGGCATCATCGAGAGCCAAGACCTGCCGGTTCTCATCTTGGCCAACAAGACGGACCTCGAAGATTCGAGCGTCCAGCGCATCCGCAACGCCTTCCCGCAGCACGAGACGATTCCGCTCTCGGCGCTCGAAGGCGAGAACATGGACGAAGTGTACGACAAAATCGCGGAGTACTTCGGGTGA
- a CDS encoding DUF2073 domain-containing protein: MPEVTEDDQNDGVQIDLIGADRMAEMASMEKIRMILDGVRDGNIVILETGLSPDEESKLIEVTMTEISPDEFNGIEIETYPRSETADQSFLDRLMGKESTQKLTVIGPANQIETLHKDENLISALVSRK, translated from the coding sequence ATGCCGGAAGTGACAGAGGACGACCAGAACGACGGCGTCCAGATCGACCTCATCGGGGCCGACCGGATGGCCGAGATGGCGTCGATGGAGAAGATACGGATGATACTCGACGGCGTCCGCGACGGCAACATCGTCATCCTCGAAACCGGCCTCTCGCCCGACGAGGAGAGCAAGCTCATCGAGGTGACGATGACCGAGATAAGCCCCGACGAGTTCAACGGCATCGAGATAGAGACCTACCCCCGCTCGGAAACCGCCGACCAGAGCTTCTTGGACCGGCTGATGGGCAAGGAATCGACCCAGAAGCTCACCGTCATCGGCCCGGCGAACCAGATCGAGACGCTCCACAAAGACGAGAACCTCATCAGCGCGCTCGTCTCCCGTAAATAA
- a CDS encoding DUF7089 family protein: protein MFEERSLSGEVAAVRETHAPDALVLDSGSDFETLAPERAEDLGLLVDALDPLTYPAEWLPDDAPELLARFAGSDFTVGMPGDGSVAWTRQTDPPVAFVKPRVQGSPDDFVDFLIAEALVEIGTGLPEHFLGFFEERYRDLDAALPFDSGSVYQIAAALYDAYLGLHTREVFESWGGQSEADDASGDIDHPRLFAAWQDAGERIEPRLETLPSSMARDETDFADAAEFACAAVKHGLELPAPFAALDTTAYRDHGTEYAVKWAEKTFE from the coding sequence ATGTTCGAAGAACGGTCGCTGTCCGGCGAGGTCGCGGCGGTCCGCGAAACTCACGCGCCCGACGCGCTGGTCCTCGACTCTGGGTCGGACTTCGAGACGCTGGCCCCCGAGCGCGCCGAGGACCTCGGCCTGCTCGTGGACGCGCTGGATCCGCTGACCTACCCCGCCGAGTGGCTTCCCGACGACGCGCCGGAACTCCTCGCGCGATTCGCGGGGTCGGACTTCACGGTCGGAATGCCCGGCGACGGGAGCGTCGCGTGGACTCGCCAGACCGACCCGCCGGTCGCGTTCGTCAAGCCCCGCGTGCAGGGGTCGCCCGACGACTTCGTGGACTTTCTGATTGCAGAGGCACTCGTCGAAATCGGCACCGGACTCCCCGAACACTTCCTCGGGTTCTTCGAGGAGCGATATCGGGACCTCGACGCCGCGCTCCCCTTCGACTCCGGGAGCGTCTACCAAATCGCGGCGGCGCTGTACGACGCCTACCTCGGTCTCCACACCCGAGAGGTGTTCGAGTCGTGGGGCGGTCAGTCGGAGGCGGACGATGCGTCCGGCGACATCGACCACCCGCGACTCTTCGCGGCGTGGCAGGACGCGGGCGAGCGCATCGAGCCTCGACTCGAAACGCTCCCCTCGTCGATGGCCCGCGACGAGACCGACTTCGCCGACGCCGCGGAGTTCGCCTGCGCGGCCGTGAAACACGGCCTCGAACTCCCCGCCCCGTTCGCGGCGCTCGACACGACAGCCTACCGAGACCACGGCACGGAGTACGCGGTCAAGTGGGCGGAGAAGACCTTCGAGTAG
- a CDS encoding ATP-dependent DNA helicase gives MTVEIGDIPDLPEGVPEHFREQGIEELYPPQGEAVEAGVAEGESVVASVPTASGKTLVAELAMLTSVARGGKALYIVPLRALASEKKAEFEEFEEYGIDVGVSTGNYDSDGDWLAQKDIIVATSEKVDSLVRNGAQWVDDLTCVVADEVHLVDDSHRGPTLEVTLAKLRKINRDLQTVALSATVGNADEIADWLDATLVDSTWRPIDLQKGVLYGQALHLDDGSKKQISKGNEKATAALVEDTLTDDGSSLVFVNSRRNAEAAARRLGDVTRDHLTPDERTELLDIAARIRDASDTQTSDDLADAVEKGSAFHHAGLSSESRELVEEAFRDRLVKVISATPTLAAGVNTPSRRVIVRDWRRYDGDVGGMQPLDVLEVHQMFGRAGRPGLDPYGEAVLLANSHDELDELFDRYVWADPEPVRSKLAAEPALRTHLLATVASGFADSEEELVSFLERTLYATQTDETGRLETVTQNVLEYLERNEFLERDEGSLRATGLGHRVSQLYIDPMSAAEIIHGIRSADDRPTAMGLYHLVSRTPDMYELYLRSGDREELTELAYEREREFLGSMPSEFEDEAFEDWLSALKTARLLEDWASERDEDEMAEEYGVGPGDIRGKVETAEWLLNAAERLAGELGLDSGPAIREAKKRVEYGVGEELLDLAGVRNVGRKRARRLYEAGIENRADLREADKSVVLGAVRGRRKTAETILENVGRKDPDMEGVEADGDASAADATETGGTTDTGQQSLGDFE, from the coding sequence GTGACCGTCGAAATCGGCGACATCCCCGACCTCCCCGAGGGCGTTCCCGAACACTTCCGCGAGCAGGGCATCGAGGAGCTATACCCGCCCCAAGGCGAGGCCGTCGAGGCCGGGGTCGCCGAGGGCGAGAGCGTGGTCGCCAGCGTCCCGACCGCCAGCGGGAAGACGCTCGTCGCCGAGTTGGCGATGCTCACCAGCGTCGCCCGCGGCGGGAAGGCCCTCTACATCGTCCCACTCCGCGCGCTGGCCAGCGAGAAAAAGGCAGAGTTCGAGGAGTTCGAGGAGTACGGCATCGACGTGGGCGTCTCGACCGGCAACTACGACAGCGACGGCGACTGGCTCGCCCAGAAGGACATCATCGTCGCCACCAGCGAGAAGGTGGACTCGCTCGTCCGGAACGGTGCCCAGTGGGTGGACGACCTGACCTGCGTGGTCGCCGACGAGGTTCACCTCGTGGACGATTCACACCGCGGACCGACGCTGGAGGTCACCCTCGCCAAACTCCGGAAGATAAACCGCGACCTCCAGACGGTCGCGCTCTCGGCGACGGTCGGCAACGCCGACGAGATAGCCGACTGGCTCGACGCGACGCTGGTGGACTCGACGTGGCGACCCATCGACCTCCAGAAGGGCGTCCTCTACGGCCAAGCCCTCCACTTGGACGACGGGTCGAAGAAACAGATTTCCAAGGGCAACGAGAAGGCCACCGCCGCGCTGGTCGAGGACACCCTGACCGACGACGGTTCCTCGCTCGTGTTCGTCAACTCCCGGCGGAACGCCGAGGCCGCCGCCCGGCGACTCGGCGACGTGACCCGCGACCACCTCACGCCCGACGAGCGCACGGAACTTCTGGACATCGCCGCCCGAATTCGAGACGCCAGCGACACCCAGACTAGCGACGATTTGGCCGACGCGGTCGAGAAGGGGTCGGCGTTCCACCACGCGGGCCTCTCGTCGGAGAGCCGCGAACTCGTCGAGGAGGCCTTCCGGGACCGACTCGTGAAGGTCATCTCGGCGACGCCGACCCTCGCCGCCGGAGTGAACACGCCCTCGCGCCGCGTCATCGTCCGCGACTGGCGGCGCTACGACGGCGACGTTGGCGGCATGCAACCGCTCGACGTGTTGGAGGTCCACCAGATGTTCGGCCGCGCGGGACGGCCCGGACTCGACCCCTACGGCGAGGCGGTCCTTCTCGCCAACAGTCACGACGAACTGGACGAACTGTTCGACCGCTACGTCTGGGCCGACCCCGAGCCGGTCCGGTCGAAACTCGCGGCCGAACCCGCCCTCCGGACGCATCTCCTCGCCACCGTCGCCTCCGGGTTCGCCGACTCCGAGGAGGAACTGGTCTCGTTCCTCGAACGCACGCTCTACGCGACCCAGACCGACGAGACCGGCCGCCTCGAAACCGTCACTCAGAACGTCCTCGAATATCTGGAACGCAACGAGTTCCTCGAACGCGACGAGGGCAGTCTCCGCGCGACCGGTCTCGGCCACCGCGTCTCGCAACTCTACATCGACCCGATGAGCGCCGCCGAAATCATCCACGGCATCCGGTCGGCCGACGACCGACCGACCGCGATGGGACTGTACCACCTCGTCTCCCGGACCCCCGACATGTACGAACTCTACCTGCGGTCGGGCGACCGCGAGGAGCTAACCGAACTCGCCTACGAGCGCGAACGGGAGTTCTTGGGGTCGATGCCCTCGGAGTTCGAGGACGAGGCCTTCGAGGACTGGCTCTCGGCGCTCAAGACCGCGCGGCTCCTCGAAGACTGGGCCTCCGAGCGAGACGAAGACGAGATGGCCGAGGAGTACGGCGTCGGACCCGGCGACATCCGCGGGAAGGTCGAGACCGCCGAGTGGTTGCTCAACGCCGCCGAACGACTCGCGGGCGAACTCGGCCTCGACTCCGGCCCGGCCATCCGCGAGGCGAAAAAGCGCGTCGAGTACGGCGTGGGCGAGGAACTGCTCGACCTCGCTGGCGTTAGGAACGTCGGCCGCAAGCGCGCCCGCCGACTCTACGAGGCGGGCATCGAGAACCGCGCCGACCTCCGGGAGGCCGACAAGTCGGTCGTCCTCGGCGCGGTCCGCGGCCGCCGGAAGACCGCCGAGACCATCCTCGAAAACGTCGGTCGAAAGGACCCGGACATGGAGGGCGTCGAAGCCGACGGCGACGCCAGCGCCGCGGACGCGACCGAAACCGGGGGAACGACTGATACCGGTCAGCAGAGCCTCGGTGATTTCGAATGA
- a CDS encoding sensor histidine kinase, which yields MKRGVEKILSRFGHWFVAFAGATYVAFAVGLALLVIVDTEASFGGLLDFAIVGGPGLVLLYGGYRLPRSDIDPEAYSRVVAWCLGGFAIILAFLGLLHHEPLNPFRVSVWSATFSTAIGTTGGFLVGIYDARATTQARQLREQHRKLKEQREKLEDQREQLRRQNQRLDSFASLLAHELRNPIGIAQIYHEKATEGDPDAAAEVESALDRIEEMVEVILFIARDQSQKLDQEAVELATVAENAWDDIDSSHANLVVESDRTPLADAIHLRHLLENLFENAVEHGSTGNCPADDEAVEHGSTSSRPAADDAAEDADGSVTIRVGSLASGFYVEDDGPGIPEDERERVFEAGYTTDGTGFGLLFVAELAETYGWDYAITAGTDGGARFEFTNVDLADAADQSR from the coding sequence GTGAAACGGGGCGTCGAGAAGATACTTTCTAGATTCGGACACTGGTTCGTCGCGTTCGCTGGCGCGACGTACGTCGCGTTCGCCGTCGGACTCGCGCTCCTCGTCATAGTCGATACCGAGGCTAGTTTCGGCGGTCTCCTCGACTTCGCCATCGTCGGCGGACCGGGTCTCGTTCTCCTCTACGGCGGATATCGACTGCCGCGGTCCGACATCGACCCCGAGGCCTACTCGCGCGTCGTCGCGTGGTGTCTCGGCGGATTCGCCATCATCTTGGCGTTCTTGGGTCTACTTCACCACGAACCGCTGAATCCGTTTCGGGTGTCGGTCTGGTCGGCAACGTTCTCGACGGCCATCGGGACGACCGGCGGCTTTCTCGTCGGCATCTACGACGCGCGGGCCACCACGCAGGCCCGGCAACTACGAGAACAGCACCGCAAGCTCAAGGAACAACGAGAGAAACTGGAGGACCAGCGCGAACAGCTTCGACGACAGAACCAGCGACTGGACAGTTTCGCGAGCCTCCTCGCCCACGAACTTCGCAACCCCATCGGTATCGCCCAGATATACCACGAGAAGGCGACGGAAGGCGACCCCGACGCCGCCGCCGAGGTCGAGTCGGCGCTCGACCGCATCGAGGAGATGGTCGAGGTAATCCTGTTCATCGCCCGCGACCAGAGCCAGAAACTCGACCAAGAGGCGGTCGAACTCGCCACAGTGGCAGAGAACGCTTGGGACGACATCGACAGTTCCCACGCGAATCTGGTCGTCGAGTCCGACCGGACGCCGCTCGCGGACGCGATTCACCTCCGGCATCTCCTCGAAAATCTCTTCGAGAACGCCGTCGAACACGGTTCGACGGGCAATTGTCCTGCGGACGATGAAGCCGTGGAACACGGCTCCACGAGCAGTCGGCCAGCGGCCGACGACGCGGCCGAAGACGCCGACGGAAGCGTCACAATTCGGGTGGGAAGCCTCGCGTCGGGATTCTACGTCGAGGACGACGGACCGGGCATCCCGGAAGACGAGCGCGAGCGGGTCTTCGAGGCCGGATACACCACCGACGGCACCGGGTTCGGACTGCTGTTCGTCGCGGAGTTGGCCGAGACGTACGGCTGGGACTACGCCATAACCGCCGGAACCGACGGTGGCGCGCGCTTCGAGTTCACGAACGTCGACCTCGCCGACGCCGCCGACCAGTCGCGGTGA
- the cgi121 gene encoding KEOPS complex subunit Cgi121, with translation MNLVTGRADIADLDAFVEDLGAVGDEFDCAVQAFDADYVLGEAHLRTAVEHADRAFERGENVARERAVEILLYAAGRRQINRALRMGVGEGETDAVVVVHSPDGDAESERDAAEEVRDLLDLASAETDALAADRIDAEEVREFFDVSDAELDATDATLADLVRERVALLDVEK, from the coding sequence ATGAACCTCGTGACGGGCCGCGCCGACATCGCGGACCTCGACGCTTTCGTCGAAGACCTCGGAGCCGTCGGCGACGAATTCGACTGCGCGGTGCAGGCGTTCGACGCCGACTACGTCCTCGGCGAGGCCCACCTTCGAACCGCGGTCGAACACGCCGACCGCGCCTTCGAGCGCGGCGAGAACGTGGCTCGGGAGCGCGCGGTCGAAATCCTCCTCTACGCCGCGGGCCGCAGACAGATCAACCGCGCGCTCCGGATGGGCGTCGGCGAGGGCGAGACCGACGCGGTGGTAGTCGTCCACTCGCCGGACGGCGACGCTGAGAGTGAGCGAGACGCGGCCGAGGAGGTCCGGGACTTACTCGACCTCGCGTCCGCCGAGACCGACGCGCTCGCGGCCGACCGTATCGACGCCGAGGAGGTCCGGGAGTTCTTCGACGTGAGTGACGCGGAACTGGACGCCACCGACGCGACGCTCGCGGACCTCGTGCGCGAGCGGGTCGCCCTGCTGGACGTGGAGAAGTAG
- a CDS encoding Cdc6/Cdc18 family protein encodes MSDENSQPTDDAVDVSPDRSFDNVDLDDVVFEDEGDDQGLFDDLLSGEPIFENKEVLRPSYTPHELPHRKDQINNMATILVAALRGETPSNILIYGKTGTGKTASAKFVSKELESTSQKYDVPCNVEYINCEVTDTQYRVLAQLANKFIESNREWVSNRVEELDALREEAAADPTRLADTDFDSPEEVDARIEELEDDREEMESVPMTGWPTDRVYNTFFEAVDYEERVVVIMLDEIDKLVEKSGDDTLYNLSRMNSELENSRVSIIGISNDLKFTDFLDPRVKSSLGEEEIVFPPYDANQLRDILQHRAEVAFKADALSDDVIPLCAAFAAQEHGDARRALDLLRTAGELAERDQAEGVNEKHVRKAQEKIELDRVVEVVRTLPTQSKLVLFSIISLEKNGVHNVNTGEVYNIYKRLCEEIDADVLTQRRVTDLISELDMLGIVNAVVVSKGRYGRTKEISLSVPIDETEAVLMSDSRLGDIESVQPFVQARFDN; translated from the coding sequence ATGTCAGACGAAAACAGCCAACCGACGGACGACGCGGTCGACGTGAGCCCCGACCGGAGCTTCGACAACGTCGATTTAGACGACGTGGTCTTCGAAGACGAGGGCGACGACCAAGGGCTCTTCGACGACCTGTTGTCCGGCGAACCGATATTCGAGAACAAGGAGGTCCTCCGGCCGTCGTACACTCCACACGAGCTTCCCCACCGGAAGGACCAAATCAACAACATGGCGACCATTCTGGTCGCCGCACTCCGTGGAGAGACGCCCTCGAACATCCTGATATACGGCAAGACCGGGACTGGCAAGACCGCCAGCGCGAAGTTCGTGAGCAAGGAGTTGGAGAGTACCTCCCAGAAATACGACGTGCCCTGCAACGTCGAGTACATCAACTGCGAGGTCACCGACACCCAGTACCGCGTCCTCGCGCAGCTCGCCAACAAGTTCATCGAGAGCAACCGCGAGTGGGTATCGAACCGCGTCGAGGAGCTAGACGCGCTCCGCGAGGAGGCCGCCGCCGACCCCACTCGCCTCGCCGACACCGACTTCGACTCGCCCGAGGAGGTAGACGCGCGTATCGAGGAGCTAGAGGACGACCGCGAGGAGATGGAGTCGGTCCCCATGACCGGGTGGCCGACCGACCGCGTGTACAACACGTTCTTCGAGGCCGTCGATTACGAGGAGCGCGTGGTCGTCATCATGCTGGACGAAATCGACAAGTTGGTCGAGAAGTCGGGCGACGACACCCTCTACAACCTCTCGCGGATGAACTCCGAGTTGGAGAACTCGCGGGTCTCCATCATCGGCATTTCGAACGACCTGAAGTTCACCGACTTCCTCGACCCGCGCGTGAAATCCTCGTTGGGAGAGGAAGAAATCGTCTTCCCGCCCTACGACGCCAACCAGTTGCGCGACATCCTCCAGCACCGCGCGGAGGTCGCGTTCAAGGCCGACGCGCTGTCGGACGACGTGATTCCGCTCTGCGCCGCCTTCGCCGCGCAGGAACACGGCGACGCCCGGCGCGCGCTGGACCTCCTGCGGACCGCGGGCGAACTCGCCGAGCGCGACCAAGCCGAGGGCGTCAACGAGAAGCACGTCCGGAAAGCGCAGGAGAAGATAGAACTCGACCGCGTGGTCGAAGTCGTCCGCACCCTGCCTACCCAGTCGAAACTCGTCCTGTTCTCCATCATCTCGCTGGAGAAGAACGGCGTCCACAACGTCAACACCGGCGAGGTGTACAACATCTACAAGCGCCTCTGCGAGGAGATAGATGCCGACGTACTCACGCAACGCCGCGTCACCGACCTCATCAGCGAACTCGACATGCTCGGCATCGTCAACGCGGTGGTCGTCAGCAAGGGCCGCTACGGTCGCACGAAGGAGATCAGCCTCTCGGTGCCCATCGACGAGACCGAGGCGGTCCTGATGTCCGACTCCCGACTCGGCGACATCGAGAGCGTCCAGCCGTTCGTGCAGGCGCGCTTCGACAACTGA
- a CDS encoding OapC/ArvC family zinc-ribbon domain-containing protein, producing MPHQCTNCGRTFEDGSKEMLSGCPDCGGNKFQFQPASAAAGNAGDGVGAGATPATEPRKTPENVGAARDAPETGGRAGTRKRGDPGDRGDANSERAREDDSATEASSGAVDRAAATVRDWVSTRNDADTAARDGAPGREDTPTRENTSAPERAPDSESDRSGSARNGSVPTDPSNEDSAQASARSDIVSDSELPDDPPEDAAQVGPAPADADDDANVVSAPDDDNPGLKELREELNSQFESIRIVNPGQYELNLMELYEREEYIISLQEDGKYVIEVPDAWDAAER from the coding sequence ATGCCTCACCAGTGTACCAACTGCGGTCGGACGTTCGAGGACGGCTCGAAGGAGATGCTGTCGGGCTGTCCGGACTGCGGCGGGAACAAGTTCCAGTTCCAGCCTGCGAGCGCCGCAGCTGGGAACGCTGGCGATGGCGTCGGAGCGGGGGCGACACCGGCGACCGAACCGCGGAAGACCCCCGAGAACGTAGGGGCCGCCCGCGACGCACCCGAAACCGGGGGCCGCGCCGGGACTCGAAAGCGCGGCGACCCCGGAGACCGCGGCGATGCGAACTCCGAACGAGCGCGAGAAGACGACTCGGCGACCGAGGCCAGTTCCGGCGCGGTCGATCGCGCGGCCGCGACGGTCCGCGACTGGGTGAGTACGCGAAACGACGCCGACACCGCTGCCCGTGACGGCGCGCCCGGCCGCGAAGACACTCCGACCCGCGAAAACACCTCCGCCCCGGAGCGTGCGCCCGACTCCGAGAGCGACCGCTCCGGTTCCGCTCGAAACGGGTCGGTTCCGACCGACCCGAGCAACGAGGACTCGGCGCAGGCGAGCGCGCGCTCCGACATCGTCAGCGACTCGGAACTCCCCGACGACCCGCCGGAAGACGCCGCGCAGGTCGGTCCCGCCCCGGCCGACGCGGACGACGACGCGAACGTCGTCAGCGCCCCCGACGACGACAACCCCGGCCTGAAGGAACTCCGCGAGGAGCTAAACAGCCAGTTCGAGAGCATCCGCATCGTCAATCCGGGCCAGTACGAACTCAACTTGATGGAGTTGTACGAGCGCGAGGAGTACATCATCTCGCTCCAAGAGGACGGCAAGTACGTCATCGAGGTCCCCGACGCGTGGGACGCCGCGGAGCGCTGA
- a CDS encoding DUF5789 family protein: MADYDPDAEEEQRHARERQHERTESVEDMLGEAGRMLGEHKYPATSEELATEYGDQPLDLGNETESLGSVFDRLVDERFDTADEAREAVYDQITGEAGGPEEYNDERALGEIDADVTDDESNADAN, from the coding sequence ATGGCCGACTACGACCCGGACGCCGAGGAGGAACAGCGCCACGCCCGCGAGCGCCAGCACGAGCGGACCGAGAGCGTCGAAGACATGCTCGGTGAGGCGGGCCGGATGCTCGGCGAACACAAGTACCCCGCGACCAGCGAGGAGTTGGCCACCGAGTACGGCGACCAACCGCTCGACCTCGGGAACGAGACCGAGTCGCTGGGGAGCGTCTTCGACCGCCTCGTGGACGAGCGATTCGACACGGCCGACGAGGCCCGCGAAGCGGTCTACGACCAGATAACCGGGGAGGCGGGCGGCCCCGAGGAGTACAACGACGAGCGCGCGCTCGGTGAAATCGACGCGGACGTGACCGACGACGAGTCGAACGCCGACGCCAACTGA